ATCCGAAAGTGATTAATACTCCGCCTGTAACTGCTGTTTCGAAAGATGGTATTCAGCTCATTGCAAAAGCAAGGGTAACCGTTCGGGCCAACATTAAACAATTGGTTGGAGGAGCCGGAGAAGAAACAGTACTCGCTCGCGTGGGTGAAGGAATTGTTTCGTCAATCGGTTCATCGCATTCGCATAAAGCTGTTTTAGAAAATCCCGATTTTATTTCGCGTGTAGTGCTTGAAAAAGGATTGGACGCAGGAACAGCATTTGAAATATTATCAATTGATATCGCCGACATCGACATTGGTAAAAACATTGGAGCAGTGCTTCAAATGGACCAGGCTGAGGCAGATAAAAACATTGCCCAGGCTAAAGCAGAAGAACGCCGTGCCATGGCAATTGCCCTGGAACAGGAAAATAAAGCTACAGCACAAGAAATGAGAGCCAAGGTTATTGAAGCTGAAGCCCAGGTACCATTGGCAATTTCGGAGGCCTTCCGTAGTGGAAACCTTGGAATTATGGATTACATGAAATACAAAAATATAATGGCCGATACTACCATGCGTGAGTCGATTGCCGATGAAGACAACAGCAAATCAGACGATCAATAAAACGTATTAACGATAAAATAGTAAAGCCCGTTGCAAGTTGTA
This is a stretch of genomic DNA from uncultured Draconibacterium sp.. It encodes these proteins:
- the floA gene encoding flotillin-like protein FloA (flotillin-like protein involved in membrane lipid rafts): MLVDAVGAWGLIIGAIVLLFIILYFIPIGLWFSALVSGVRISLLQLFLMRFRKVPPGVIVRAMIEGAKADVELSRDALEAHYLAGGHVARVVHALVSAAKANIELPFNMATAIDLAGRDVFEAVQMSVNPKVINTPPVTAVSKDGIQLIAKARVTVRANIKQLVGGAGEETVLARVGEGIVSSIGSSHSHKAVLENPDFISRVVLEKGLDAGTAFEILSIDIADIDIGKNIGAVLQMDQAEADKNIAQAKAEERRAMAIALEQENKATAQEMRAKVIEAEAQVPLAISEAFRSGNLGIMDYMKYKNIMADTTMRESIADEDNSKSDDQ